The window tatgatgacgtcataaagccaaaatggccgactaaattcaaaatgtccgccataacattgtctaaaaatgttaaaacactgttaatgaagccttttttcagcattttatcacctgaactgaaatgaacaccccaaattacagacaaaacagataattgatgcaaatttatTATTGAGATGACGTCATAAACCAAAGTGGCGACCGAAGGTTACAAAATGGACAATTCAGAAGTTTACTATGCTTGGTACAATAGCCCGTTTACGTAGACGTTGACAAAATGATAGCATAaaagtaatgtacaatttgtattaatattccataaacttaaaataaaagataaatgtatcaaaacttagccaataagttcaacacaagtaaAAGACTTTTATGAGATTATTGATTACTAAAAAttgtttgtgtttgaaaaatcgaatggatataaaggaaatgaaggcaacttcacacactggTTCTACTTTGCTTGTGATAcggtatagtgagtagatcaatgtggtttgGTGATAAGGGAAAatggtgagaaaccagtgaatcgatagtgctttgaccctcgtaatgtgaccttggtcccggAAATAAGGTTTTATGTTGGTTATTCCTCCTAACGGCGTTTCGGGCCAAAGTGGGGCCccttcttcagtcacttgaGTGGTTTTGTATTCCCACATGCTCATTTTAATGATAGCCATTGTtcatcaaagagagatgctaaAATCATTATGTTTTGGTCAGAATTTTGCGTGAATTGATGCTCAGaccgttcatttgtactctccttgtgtttgaattttgcttgaaggaggatatattgtatgtttttcttccttttatacGTTATTATAGGTTTTCTGGAAAACCATGGCCAGCGTTTAATCGCCCTTCATAATTTTCCAGATTcttatcacattgtttgattaggctggttttgatgaGGCTGTGCTGACTAGTAttttgttacatcattactTTTACTATTGTTGATGAAGGATGGctgacgttttgttacattcttttttatacaagctatgtctttctttttgtaatctctttgttgaagattttgcgttgagaaattgacctttttataaagtccatattgttgttgcatgtacatATCTGAGTAGTTCACCttcaatgaagcatttgaaaGTTGGTGGCAGGTAAATATCGTCAGATGGTTTTGTATGGGATTTTGTGGAtagaatgttcaattatgaattcccaagttgaacgtagagtacagggtgttgcactcctcgacaaatgttctgaatcTTAAAAGTGGATGTTCGATTCCTGTGTGAACCATGGACATGTCaccttttaaatttccatacgaatatttgaccggatttgggatttaatataactttctccgtttcatggtatatgatatcagctatttctggtgAGCCCATACTGCGTCCATAGATtcgtttgtatttttctcagttgaagtaaaatatgttgcgtttcagaataatcgacagTTAAGGCTTTCATATACATTGATGGTGAGTTTTTGTATCATACCAGTTGGCAgtactgtttcagagtccaacgctaCAATCGCTGCATATGGggcttcatttttggcatgtttttctacattgataccacgtctaatgttaccagaatagagtttgcttgtttttttcaatcgGTTCTAACTAGAGAATaaagttttttgtgtccctggcATTTATAAGTCGTTTAGGacgattggttttatgacaaggtctagaaattccgacatttgttttattgggctcgagcagccatttctattgagacgttGGGTGATGATTGTTTCTTCTGCtttggttttgtgtatttttggcatgAGATACCATCGTGGcgtacaaattattctacttatggaaatggggaaactgtaaatcacctcgtcaatGATTTTTTTATCGCAGATAAATGATTTCGTATACAATATCCACTGTATAGTCAATGTCGCCAAGTGTATTAGTGAACATTTTTCAATTCGCAGctgtctataactttctttaatgtcatttatcttattcacaattgctatgcctcatcctttattgatgggtttcattaagatttgtttgtttttagacagattgttcagggcagtcttttctgccaGAGTCATATTCTTTCTGAAGTGGGTTGCGAatggaatttcctctatcgatctaagttgcttcgagacagttttacaattttttggtTTTCCGCGGTTACTACTGTTGAACATGTACTTATCTTAGAACAGATgcctgattgattgattgattgtttctcAAGATATCGCACAATCCTATGatgcgaataaatttgttgatatctcataCAACAATTTTTCTAGACTCTCCGGAGTGGcaataaatttcaagccttttCTTAATGCTTTGATTAAGGTTTGGTTTGCAAGATtgttgatgaatctgagaatctttctgagtttttatctttgtttaaccttccatttctgcttatgttcttcctggtatttttatgtatttatgttttgggtttccaaacagcaaaactcGTCTGGTCACGTTTTTTGCAGTTTCTTTCATCTTTGAATTCCTAACCAGTCTAGTAAGTGAACaacgaaaggcaaagacgcttttcataaaattcacgaaagctgcaaaaaagTAAGCTAAGCTAGATTCAAAGAGCAAACAATAGTCTtctttttgttcataaaaccctgACCAAACGATCTTTTTCAGGCcggcacatcctccaaaaagagaaatacAGTAActgtagcacaaaactatgtCACCACTCATCGagacataaaaatccaagaaaattcaaacgaaaaaggcttctgaaacaaaggaagcaaaagaccaaaatcacaaacataaaaccttttttcagggaccaaggtcacatgaccagggtcaaggcatgatttattcaTCGGTTTCTCGCCATATTttcgttatcatgaaatcacatcACTATTGATTTACTCATTATAacgtaacactttcaaaggtagaaccTATGGGTAAAGATACCtttatttcctttatattggttcagtttttcagacagaggtcattgttcaaataaataatttcataatagtttgtaatttgtgttgggcttattggctaagttttagtacatttatcatttattttgagctTATGGATTATCAAGACAATTAGTAGATTACCTTTTAAGtattattttgtcacgtaaattggCTATTTTACTAAGCacagtgaacttcataataggtcattttgtaattttcggtcgccattttgcttttatgacgtcatcacaataatgaatttgtatcagttatatgttttgtctataGTTTGGAGTGTTAATTTCAATACAGGTGATAAAATGCTGGaaacaggcttaattaacagtatttgaacattatcaGACGATAAtatgggggatattttgaatttggtcagccattttggctttatgacgtcatcataataattgatttgcatcaattttatgttgtatttgtaatttgggatgtttgtgtcggtttattcaaaaaatattgaaaactgcctgaattagacgtattttacaatgtttaagcgttataatggcggccattttgaatttaggacgtcatcgagcctttccggtggccaaaatttttggagcaatagctaatattgatctacacatatatgcgaacatctgtagcaaatttggcacttttgtcatccgtgtaacgatatttttgttaagccacTTTATCTCTTGCATATCATTGCACGTTCGGAAAAAGGTCTCAACTGCAGCAATTCGCCGCTTCAGTTCCTCTTTGGCTGTTATCGCTATTGCCCCACAAAGGAATGAAACTCCCAGTtgatactttttaaatattcaataaCATTCTGTGAGATAAGAAACAATATCTCGTGGGTCTCGGGCATTCTAAACCGAGTGACGTCATACTCAACAGACCGTCGCGGAAGCTTACTCAAGTTGAACACGTCCGTGTATTGCTACAGGCTAAAGGTTACTTTGTAATTTGACAGTAGGTTTGGaattactctgaaaaaaattaagtgTGGCGCATGTGCTTTTCGCTGATGAAACAACGACCCTTACTTGCATTTGCTACGCCTGTAATCTTGCACAATTACAGGCAATTGCAAGTCTATATTCACAGACTTGTGTGTTAAAATTCTTTCCTCAATGATTAAGATTAAAGCCCCAAAAGCTGCTAAAAATGTGTAATAAATACGATCTCAAAACATCCTGTTTTCCTagaattttctttgaataaggccgattaaagactgaaaaagtatataacactgtcataagtgtcgcaagtgatatgtaaattcaaactattttaacatcattttagatttcccgccattttcaaaaactaatcatatggcagagaaaataaagattacaataaCAAAGTTTTGGCCATCGTGTGCTGTGCgctcaagtaaatggcatcatgcttgtttcttttatgatcactttgtgtatgtgcaggaaatactgcatttttgtacttttccgttgGGCGCCATTATATGACTGCGGAACCCATctattatttaacctgttaaaacgtgtaggcatcgtccaaatcagtgagcagtgatacttcgATATACATAGTGACGTCCTTTAGTTAGCTTAATATTAAACggaccaactttggtttgaaattaaaataatgaaaatgatgcataaaattcgcagctattggggctttagtGCGAACGGTGATTTCATTTGGACgcggaaaaaaataaaactagtGGGTctgattaatggtgattggaaAATCTTTACCAGATGCGTCACCTCCGTTAGCGTGTTGCAGTCGTGACTTTTATTGTTTGTCTCGGCACTTGTTGATAAAGTTGGTCCACGATGACAGCAGCGAGTTTATGAACTGCCGTAGGTTGATAAAGCAAGCCGCGTAACATCGCGTTATTCATGACTTAATTCGTCAGGTAAACCTCATTCATCTTACTGTATGTCATATTCCAATTGGAGAAATGTCGCGCTTGTTGCCCGAAGAACAGTCACCCACGTTATCAAGTGGCGATGCATGACGATAGAAACAATAGGCCATAAGCCCCGTGTTGTTTGTCACAAAAATTAGATCAATCTACCTAAATGAGAAATGATACTTCTGCAGATAACTACCTTCATACACATTCTGAGCTGTTTTCGATTCTACAACAGCTCTCAAATTGTTATGGAAGGACCTAGGTTTGAGCGTCTTGTCCACTTCCGTGTTAATAAACCTCGGGGGCGATATCTCTCGGAGAAATAAGATGATAGGAATTCTCAGGTCTTGAGAGTCTGGTTAGCAATTCTGTGTTAGGATCATTTACTGTTGCACTCCGTCATGAATCCATATAGCCCATAAGGAAAATGTTTTGAAGTTTTAATCTCTAGGTGTTTTTTTGTCCAATTTTTGTTCACAGCATGAGAAGAAACAGGTTGTTATAACAAGTTGCTGGGCAGAACAGGTTCGTACCGATGGACagtgttgttgtcgttgtttttTTCTTGCAGTTTCctgccttaaggtagtatgcgccacgaaagtgaaagactaaaaacttttgctcaaactttcccgaaCGAATcatttaaccattctcttaccaaatcaacaataacaatcggggttcacagtgcaaagttttaaacaagctaaacaaattactcaacattttgcgatatttgaaattcaaaatggccgctatccttAACTATATGGGAAAAtaataaagttttcgattttcgaaaacttaAGACGATGAAaggttttctttctccaagtttaaaatgagccccttcAAGTGGaaggtcagaaaagaattgtagaaatttgacagtccagctacctgtccccgaggcgcgttctaccttaagctgaGAATTAAAGGTGTATTGTCGGtagaaaatgatgaaatattcgcattttgtgcaaaaatattttgaagccCTGACAGATTTCTCGCAATTATACACCGATGTCATGGGTTTGACATGTTGATTGGGCGCAGTGCATGCATTATCCAACGCATGAAAAGATCGGATCTTCTTTTTTTTCAACAGAAACCGCCCACCTGGGACAGGACTCTAAATCATATGGCACATTCAGAGTTATTTTGTTGCAAATCACTGTCCACGGACTGAGTGCTGAGGCAATCAAATTCAGTTATCTCCCAAATCAATGTGAGCTTTTTGTACATGCGATCAAAAGTGTGATGGTATTATCTTTCTGATCAACAAATCCAACTGAACGTGACATCCATATATACAGCGGGCTCACTTTGTCACTACATGCAATCAAATATGGCCGACTCTTGGTCGTTTTACAGGCCTTAACACCTGTTCTTCCGAAAGTTGAGAGCGAGCAGATGCTACGAATACCAACTTGCAAAATTTTCTTTCCCCCGCCGGTTTTTATTGAAAGCCATTATTCTTGTGCACGATGCAAAACAAGTTTTGGTTTGCATCTGAACTGCGTCCCATACTGTAAGGTATCAATTTCAAATTCCTGATAACGGCGCCAATTTAAACATGCACAATCAAAAATGCTTCTTCTGGTATTTCTAACTCTATGAAAATGAACTTAAGGTGTTCACGAACTGCTAGTTAAGCTTTGCAGTTTAAAATTCCACCATTGTTCATCAAAGTATGTTTGTAGAAGGTGTTATTTAAGGGGGGGGCCGGGGAGACGTTGAATATTAACTATCCTTTACGAATTTCTTGTACTGTAAATACTACACCATcttcagtgttcaatgtcaaagTTGTACCCTTTACGATGCAATACTTTGACTTATTTTTGCAAACTAGACTCCATAGTAACCATGATATGCTATATGTCCGAAGATGATTTTGATGCAATAATTATCGTTAATTTGCATGCCCATTTCATTCATTGGTAAATGTGTTACTCCAAACTACACGTTAATGCATATCAAGTGTGGCGTAGAATGCGATCAGAGCGTCAGAAAGGCCTTATTCATTTAATCTCTGCCATAATGTACCAGATTCTCGTTAACAACAACTCTTAGTGATTTAATGGCACCGCACAAAAGACAGTGATATAAAGTAGCATAATATAGTAATGAGAGTTTAGATCGTTAAAGTAATGGGTTcctttatctatctatctatctatctatctatctatctatctatctatctatctatctatctaatctaTCGagctatcgatctatctatctgtctgtcaatTATCTATGTTAAAGTAAATGTGTTTcctttatctctctctctctctctctctctctctctctctctctctctctctctctatatatatatatatatatatatatatatatatagagagagagagagagagagagagagagagagagagagagagagagagagagatcacaAATGAGTACGATTTTTTGTCAAGTGCCACCGCCATTAATTGTCTTACTGCTATTTCATCTTTGCTCATAGATCTGGCACGATTATCGTTTAGAGTGGGACCCGTCTAACTACAGCGAGATGGATTTTGTTGTGGTGCCCAGTGAATGGGTTTGGAAGCCAGATGTTGTTCTTGAAAACAGGTGCGAATTTCTACCTTTATTTTAGGGTACTCCGTGTTGCAAGCGAAGTGTCTACCCCGGAAGTGACGATTTGCCTCGTTGATATTAACACACATACAATGAAATGTATTCTAATTTCTGTTTTGCATTCAAATAATTACTTACACGTGTAGTGAATCTCATGGTAAGTTTTGATAGCTGAGACATTTTGGAGGACACAAGAAACAGCAAAATATATGCTTGTCTCTATCACATTACCACAGCGCTGATCGCAACAGTAGATTTTTACTGATAAGatagtatatatgtatgtatgtatgtatgtatgtatgtatgtatgtatgtatgtatgtatgtatgtatgtatgtatgtatgtatgtatgttttgtgTACATATTGGTAGGACAATATGATATGGATAATTAACTGATTgatatatctatgtatgtacgAATAGATGGGAGGCTAGATGAAAATGCGTTCGGGATGGATAAGCGCATAGACGAACAGATTGACGAATGCATGCTTGGTAACATAGGTCTAACATTGTTTCAGTCTTTACATGATAGTCACAATAGTGAAAATGCCATCAAATTTACACAAGATCCGACACTACGATACATCGTTTTAGCTTGGCTTGTAATATTACGTGGCGTGATGAGAAAATTGTAGCTTTACGAGGACCCTGAGTGCGTGCTAATTACAAACCACTCACTTCCAAAACCCTTGCTATGCTGATAATCTGTCTCTCGTACTCACGAGATGGAATCTTTTTTATTACCAGATCAGAAATAAATTATCAGTTAAGTTTCGagggaaaaataatatttcgcAACTTTTAAGGTGGCGGAAGTTTTATTGATACGGCAGTTAATTCTTGGGTTCTTTTGAAGAACTCAGGCATGGCTATAGCATTTTGAATCGTTTTGACGTAACCTATCCCCGTGTTCTTTTGTGAACGTTGCCGTAGGGCGGATCACAGACATCTTTCTTTACACTATCCACATAGTAGACAtgtcattaaaattttaaaatggaatTGACGTGGCATTGTCAGTGATAATTTAATGATTTTAAGCAGCGCCAGAACATCTCAGAGGACCGTCAATGACAACTTCCCTTTCACTGCTGAATCGGGAGCATAGATCGCATCTCctaaaattatcaataatttaataGATGCATCAACTTGAGTGTATTCATTGAATTCACCCTTCGGTATGCTGAGGGGAAATAGCTTTTATTGTACAGCTACTTAGTGAGCAAtccaaaataatatttcagacTTCACATCTTTGAAgataaaaatattgacaaagaaACCAATCACAAAATTGATTGTTATTGAACCTTGTTTAAATTGAAATCTTACATTTTGCGATTTGCTTctagttttttgaaatgtttgggGCGTTAACctagaaaaaaaatatctgtatCACTGGAACATTTGTTTGATAAAATCCATGAATCAGGTAGATATTGTAAGCCTACCGGATGAAAGTGAGAACTTTGTGACTGTACTGACTGTTAATATTAGTTGGTTTTCTCAGGTTTGCAGCTAGACTCGATCaggtctgtgatttgtgaatgtttgagtggagtgagcGCAATGATTTGtggtctgttttcatgtgaaacgcgtgagtggggtgTACCCGGTGAGTGGGGTGCACACGCCATAAGCTTACAGGGAAGTTTCTATACAGGTGAATCCGACAGAAAGTATCTCACtgctgcgcagactcaaaggtaacgcgttcaatcgctGGAGAAACCttacctgggctgccaaattttaaaTACGTCTGTATGAAATAGAAGAGACAAAAGTGAAACtgtgcaaatgattttattttttgaaaattcacggcgacttgaaccaagtctattttGCAGCCAATTATATGTAGAATGTAAGATATTCTAAATGTGACGTTGGTGAGCATCATATAAAGCATCAAGTGAGTTATAGATTGTCTGTTTTCTTTGGAAACACAATATGCAGTTTACCTGCTTTTGTATTTTGCATATCGGATTTACAGCTTGACATATCAAGCAATATTAGGATCGGATGTTAAATCATCTCTATATTTTGTGATCATTTCACTGAACAAATTTACCGAACGTTTCAATGCCTCACAATTACTGTTTACACTCTTTTGAGACACAGTTCCGCAGTTCTAGGTAAATGACATAATTCTAGATAAACTCCAGAATCCATTTACGTAGTAAGACTTACGAAGTCCGAGGGTATGTTTTACTTTGGCTGCGATTGAACATACGTTCGGACTTCGTAAGTCTTACTACGTAAATGGATTCTGGAGTTTACCTAGAATTATGTCATTTACAGACAAAGCTAAGCAAAAGAAGCGATCCACATCATTTGTCATATAGTCATTAGCTTTTGATCAACAGGTTGCATGTCGCCAGTCGTCAGGACATTATCATGCCCAGACAGGAGCAATATTCGAAAAACACTGAGTTATAACTGTAATACGATATATGCAGCCATGACTAAAGActggtatttcaaaatgtagcATTTGCAGGTTTTTTTTCCCGAGCGCGGCATGTCATGGATGAGAAAAACAACAGTGATCCCGTTGCCGAGTTTTTACGAGACAATAAAAATCTTGCGcctaaatacaaaaaaaatgttcactatAAAAAAATCATCACCGATAATAGCATTTCAAGGCTCATCTTTTTCTAAATACGGGGTTTCATAGAAGATGCGCTTCTAAAGAGAGTTGGTCATTGACCGCTTATGGTAGTCCTTGTGTCTTGGTCGATTACACACAAAATAATGATATTctctaaaattaaaaaaaaaaccgttGAGAAGCATAACAAATGAACATCGGCCCTTTTGACCGAAACAAGTACTCTGGGAATATATAGCTGTTTCGCCCCTCGACcaatattcaaaatatacttaaaaataaatggttatataacctaacctagcctcttgactctttattcattttacatcccattacattttacatcccatttatctctcatatacacatcttgtaattaattagtcgacccaactaattatgctaatccttGGACATATTAAGgtggaatgcgcctcgggacagatgtacggactttcaattttttacaatccttttctggtctaccgttCGTGGGGACTCATTTTCAAGCtgttggaataaaaaaaaatcagctttttagtttttcgaaaacgagaaatttgatttttcccaATAGTGTGAACACTGGgctgacggccattttgaaatttacatatcGGTCGaggtcaggtaatttgtttctctagtaccaaacttcgCACGGTGACTtgacttttatttttgatttggtcgGTGTACGGTTGAAAgtgagtttgagcaaagtttgagtTTTCAATTTCGAAGCGCGATCTGAATTCAACTGGGAGTTACATAGTATTGTACAATGATCTCAAATATTACTTTGCCCGTATGTAGCCCGTGTAAAATGGTTATCTTTCAAAGCGAATGTTGGGTTCTCCATTTTCTTAAAGGATATCTCAAAACTTTTTCTCTGAAGTCTTTAATGCCCACAACTGTGTAAGTATTAAACGCAATCTTTTGAGAACAATCAAtcacaattttttaaatattagtatgtttatttgtttcagTGCGAGTGGAAATTACGAAATACCAGATTCGCGATTCGTGACCATCGAATCGGACGGAAGCGTGTACCTCACCCCTCCCTCCATATTCGAAATTCCTTGCACTATGGATATTCAGTTTTTCCCCTTCGACGTACAACACTGCCAGCTGCACTTTGGGCCCTGGGAATACACCTATGATCAAATACGGCTGCAACCGATGGCGGACACCGTCATAAAAGGGAAATACACCGAGAACACCGAATGGCATCTCGGGAACGCCACAGTGGCTTTGCTGACCGATTATTCCGATAGTGACCCGGATGAAGCCTACAGCGTGCTTGTTTACACTCTCGTGTTGGAGAGGCGGCCATTGTATTACATCATCAACATCGTGGTGCCCTGTCTGCTGATGGCGCTGTTGACGCTCTTGGTGTTCTGTCTGCACCCGGATTCAGGCGAAAAGATGACTTTAAGCATTTCGATTCTCATCGCCATGTCGGTGTTCAGTTTATTGGTGGCGGATATCATGCCACCAACATCGGAGACAGTACCCCTCATCGCCCAGTACGTGCTCTTCAACATGTATCTGGTGGCCGGATCTATCGTTGTGTCTGTCACAGTTCTGAGTCTCCACCATCGCCAAACGTACGCGCTCCGAATGCACCCATGGGTGCGAAAACTCTTCTTAGACATCTTTCCCACCATCCTGTGCATGAGACCCTGCTGCAGCGGCGAAAAGGGACAACATTCGGCGGACTTTCCGATCTCTATCCAACATCTTCGCGACCTGAGGGCCAACGAACACCAGGTGTACATGATAACTAACGCAAAGCTTGAAGACAACCACGCCAATCTTGGCGGCAGCAGGAAAAACAAATCCACTGCCAAAGGGAAAGGGGACGCGAACTACAAATCTAACGAAGATTTGTCTAGAACAAAAGACCTTTACGTCTTGCAAAAGCTGCTCGAAGAAGTGATCAGAATCAGGAGACGGGCAGAACAGTTGGAAACAGAAAAAGTTGtacgtatttgtttatttatgtttgAAATTTCCAGTCTATATAGCCCAGTGAGTTTGAACGTTCAGAAAGTCAGCGAGAAAGGAAAATACATCAATATAATATTCACCGTCGTTTACTTTACTAGTACTAGTACTAGTACTACTACTCTTACTAGGACGGCGACGGCGAAGGTTACAACCACGACGACGACGATCACCATCATCCCCAGCACCAccagcgtcatcatcatcatcgtcgtcatcatcatcatcatcatcatcatcatcatcatcatcatcatcatcatcatcatcaaatgaaTTTGTCCACATCATTATCGCATACACGCGCCTAATCCTTTTCACTCTCACCCAACTCTCACATCCATACCCGTAAAGCGTGACAAGGAAATGAATGAAACAGTCCCGGTACTCAGAGAAATACTATCCTTGACAAATTACCCTTTGTCGGTGATAACTGACTGTCACGTTGACAAAAGTTGAAGTACTTTCAGCTGTATGACAAATCCTCACAGCTCCAGTAACTCGACACCATTGTAAATGTCATAATGCATCTAATTTCCTTTTCAATATCCCcatgtttgcaaattttgacacattCTGTTCCACCTTAGCCCCTTGACAGCGTCAAAACACAATTCCTGCCTGTCGCCAAGCAAAACACCAACATAAATCTTAAGGTCAATATCGCGTCTTCCTAAACACATTCAAGCcaatcatatacatgtaccgtACAATCCAAGAGGTGATGTCGTCACTATAGAGAATACGAAGAGTAGGAGTAATTGAAGATGAAATAAGTTTGAACTCATGTTTGATTCAAAACGGTTAGGGAAAGGGGGTTAATATTGCGATTTGGACGACATATCTGTCCGATGAAATCGCAGCATTGACATGTCCTAAAGGTGTAGATcatcttttgttttaaaaatgcaaGAATTGAGGACATGAAATTTGCAAGAAATCCGGTGCTGCCGCGGGTCATTCACAAATTGGACACTATCTTGTCTGATTTCATTGGGATTCTTTACAGACAACTCCGGCTATTGCTCACGTCAAAACAAAGATGcgcattttttaacattcaccGTAAACCCatcaagcaaaattaaaaatgaaagttaCAAACCGCTGAAAGTCAACAAAATGTCCATgatataaaatcttttaaatgCAATGACGATAATTTCCCTGGAGAGTAAAAGTAAGGGGAATCTTAATAGCGCTATGCATCATTTACCGCATGCATGAAATTGTAAACATGAAATCACCAAAGACCAGAATCACTTGTTCAAACCCCCGAGTCAAACAGTCGTGGTTCATTTAATGCTGCCCAGCACAATATTGATAACTTTGAATCGAGAGAGAACAACGCCTTTCTGAATC of the Ptychodera flava strain L36383 chromosome 20, AS_Pfla_20210202, whole genome shotgun sequence genome contains:
- the LOC139120215 gene encoding neuronal acetylcholine receptor subunit alpha-3-like; this translates as MAETISLRAVIFACLLAGVWGSLIEHRLQKDIFDGYNKHIRPVVQYNQTLILEFGLSITQILDVHEKKQVVITSCWAEQIWHDYRLEWDPSNYSEMDFVVVPSEWVWKPDVVLENSASGNYEIPDSRFVTIESDGSVYLTPPSIFEIPCTMDIQFFPFDVQHCQLHFGPWEYTYDQIRLQPMADTVIKGKYTENTEWHLGNATVALLTDYSDSDPDEAYSVLVYTLVLERRPLYYIINIVVPCLLMALLTLLVFCLHPDSGEKMTLSISILIAMSVFSLLVADIMPPTSETVPLIAQYVLFNMYLVAGSIVVSVTVLSLHHRQTYALRMHPWVRKLFLDIFPTILCMRPCCSGEKGQHSADFPISIQHLRDLRANEHQVYMITNAKLEDNHANLGGSRKNKSTAKGKGDANYKSNEDLSRTKDLYVLQKLLEEVIRIRRRAEQLETEKVMLDEWKYIAKVVDRLFLLLSLIVYIIGTIIMFTKPEMRYL